From Callospermophilus lateralis isolate mCalLat2 chromosome 5, mCalLat2.hap1, whole genome shotgun sequence, a single genomic window includes:
- the LOC143398946 gene encoding olfactory receptor 2L13-like: MEKWNETSNDFTLLGLFPQNQTGLLLLLLIIFVFVLACLGNSGMTALIFLDPRLHTPMYFLLSQLSLMDLMYISSTVPKMAINFLSGQKSISFLGCGVQSFFFLTMAGSEGLILASMAYDRFVAICNPLHYPIRMSKRLCGKMILGSWTLGSINSMAHTIYALHLPYCRSRAINHFFCDVPAMLPLACVDTWVYEYMVFVSTSLFLLVPFLGINASYGRVLFAVFHMHSKEGRKKAFTTCSAHLTVVTFYYTPFVYTYLRPRSLRSPAEDKILAVFYTILTPMLNPIIYSLRNKEVLGAMRRVCGMLSLRKK, from the coding sequence ATGGAGAAATGGAATGAAACATCAAATGATTTTACTTTGTTGGGGTTGTTTCCTCAAAACCAAACTGGCCTACTTCTCTTGCTCCTGATCATCTTTGTGTTTGTTCTCGCCTGTTTGGGGAATTCAGGAATGACTGCCCTCATCTTCTTGGACCCACGgctccacacccccatgtactttcTCCTCAGCCAGCTCTCCCTCATGGACCTGATGTACATTTCCTCCACGGTCCCCAAGATGGCCATCAACTTCCTCTCTGGCCAGAAGAGCATCTCCTTCCTGGGCTGTGGTGTGCAAAGCTTCTTCTTCCTGACCATGGCTGGCTCAGAAGGTTTAATCCTGGCCtccatggcctatgaccgctttGTGGCCATCTGCAACCCCCTCCACTACCCCATCCGCATGAGTAAGAGGTTGTGTGGGAAGATGATCCTGGGGTCCTGGACACTGGGCTCCATCAACTCCATGGCACATACTATCTATGCCCTTCATCTTCCTTATTGCAGGTCCAGGGCCATCAATCATTTCTTCTGTGATGTGCCTGCCATGTTGCCACTGGCCTGTGTAGATACCTGGGTCTATGAGTACATGGTGTTTGTGAGCACAAGCCTGTTTCTCCTTGTTCCTTTCCTTGGCATCAATGCCTCCTATGGACGGGTCCTTTTTGCTGTCTTCCACATGCACTCAAAAGAGGGAAGAAAAAAGGCCTTCACCACATGCTCAGCACATTTAACTGTGGTGACATTTTACTACACACCTTTTGTCTACACTTACCTCCGTCCCAGGAGTCTCCGCTCCCCAGCAGAGGATAAGATCCTTGCAGTCTTCTACACCATCCTCACCCCCATGCTCAATCCCATCATCTACAGCCTAAGAAACAAAGAGGTGCTGGGGGCCATGAGAAGAGTGTGTGGGATGCTCTCCCTCAGGAAGAAGTGA